Part of the Vibrio ishigakensis genome, GTTCGCCGATTGAAGCAAAGCTAAGTCAACCTATGAAACCATTCAGCCTAGCTCGCAAGCTAGGCTGAACTATTGGAGCTGACTGATCTGAACTCAGAACAAATTAGCTCTCACATTTACCCCAAGTCACCTCTCGTTCACCATTGTTGGCTTGCTCAACAACGTCGGCACACATTGGAGTGGTGAACTCTTGTGTATCTGAAAAGTTGTAACCGATTTGGGTGCGCGTATCGTAGTTGGTAAACAAGAAATCACCGTTCTCATGGTTGTAGGTAAACTGAGTCCAGGTTGCGTAAGTCTCATCGTTGGTTGGGTCGATGAGGTCTTGTGGGATTAGGTTACCTGCGTTGTATGTGCTTAGTAGCTTGCCACGGGTTTGCGCCCAGCTTGCATCTTCTTTGAACGTAACGTGTTTAGTGTTAAATAGGCCTCGTAAGTTACGGTCTAGTGAACTGATTGAGCTAGGGATGCCTTTGGCAGTTAGGTCGTCTAGGTTAACTTTCTCAACGTAGGCACGATGGTCTTGCTGTAGTGGAGAGTTTGCCATTACTCGCAGGTCTGAGTTTACGTCGCCACGGTGAACAACCATCTTTCCACCGTGGTTTAGCTGAAGCAGCGCGATGTCACCGGATTTATCTTGGATAGAAATGTGCAGGCCATGCTGTTTACAGTGTAGGCCATCCTCCCACGCAATTTGCCATTCGTCATTGTTGAACGCTTTCACAGCTTCTTCAGTTGTCGCGTAAGTCTCCGTGATGTAACGAATAACATCGAGGAAGCTAACCGCAGGTGCGCCAGTGTCTTTGTAATCTTTAATAAACTTCTCTGAGTCAGCCATATAAAGTAGGGAAGCGGCCAGACCTTCAGAGTTGATAGCGTCAGATGCAACGCCGTGGAACACATCCCATTCCATTTGAGCAATTGCGTGGTACTTAGTCGTCCACTGCATCGCTTTGTTGTAGCTTGGGGTCTCAGTAGTGT contains:
- a CDS encoding linear amide C-N hydrolase, which gives rise to MKSFKLKKIATIAIAAASLATIAGTASACSRFTLDTPYGVSTVRSLDWGDQLGNVAQVNPVGVTNTTETPSYNKAMQWTTKYHAIAQMEWDVFHGVASDAINSEGLAASLLYMADSEKFIKDYKDTGAPAVSFLDVIRYITETYATTEEAVKAFNNDEWQIAWEDGLHCKQHGLHISIQDKSGDIALLQLNHGGKMVVHRGDVNSDLRVMANSPLQQDHRAYVEKVNLDDLTAKGIPSSISSLDRNLRGLFNTKHVTFKEDASWAQTRGKLLSTYNAGNLIPQDLIDPTNDETYATWTQFTYNHENGDFLFTNYDTRTQIGYNFSDTQEFTTPMCADVVEQANNGEREVTWGKCES